A DNA window from Paraburkholderia sp. IMGN_8 contains the following coding sequences:
- a CDS encoding LysR substrate-binding domain-containing protein, with translation MKHLYPNVTELLSFTSSAKHLNFSRAARELGLTPSAVSRQIASLETSFGVQLFIRDGRNLVLTRAGSLYLARVANPLRDIGNASLELMSAGGQSDLLTIASVPTFTTKWLIPRLPDFLSSTPGVTISFSRHLAHGDPFPLDLDAAIRYGDGNWEGVQCDYIDGRTFLLVCAPDFQQTHTLRRPQDAVGVPRLLHGQAERVWGQWAGFYGVYDMQVLAGPRFEQYAVLIQAAQAGLGLALIPAFLVRDNLAAGTLVEPLTAPIDVDHGHYLCYFTERIETRPGLKRFREWMLSRV, from the coding sequence ATGAAACACCTTTACCCGAACGTCACCGAATTACTCTCCTTCACCAGCTCTGCCAAACATCTGAACTTTTCCCGCGCGGCGCGTGAACTGGGTCTCACGCCGAGCGCCGTCAGCCGGCAGATCGCCAGCCTGGAGACTTCATTCGGAGTGCAGTTGTTTATTCGCGACGGCCGCAACCTGGTGCTCACCCGGGCGGGCAGCCTCTACCTCGCTCGGGTCGCCAACCCGTTGCGCGACATCGGCAACGCGTCGCTTGAACTGATGAGCGCCGGCGGACAGAGCGACCTGCTGACGATCGCAAGCGTGCCGACCTTCACGACGAAATGGCTGATTCCCCGGCTACCAGACTTCTTGTCCAGTACGCCAGGGGTCACGATCAGTTTCAGCCGGCACCTTGCGCACGGCGATCCGTTCCCGCTGGATCTGGATGCAGCCATCCGCTACGGCGACGGCAATTGGGAGGGGGTCCAATGCGATTACATCGACGGCCGCACTTTTCTGCTGGTCTGCGCACCCGATTTTCAGCAGACGCACACGTTGCGCCGGCCCCAGGACGCAGTGGGCGTCCCCCGGCTATTGCATGGCCAGGCTGAGCGGGTATGGGGCCAGTGGGCCGGGTTCTATGGCGTGTACGACATGCAAGTGCTCGCGGGCCCGCGTTTCGAGCAATACGCCGTGCTGATCCAGGCGGCTCAGGCTGGCCTCGGGCTTGCGCTCATCCCTGCCTTTCTGGTGCGCGACAATCTCGCCGCCGGCACCCTCGTGGAACCCCTGACGGCCCCGATCGACGTCGACCATGGACACTATCTCTGCTATTTCACGGAACGCATCGAGACACGACCGGGTTTGAAGCGCTTTCGGGAATGGATGTTGTCCCGAGTCTGA
- a CDS encoding RNA polymerase sigma factor, with protein MTNLVAAYTTPSVDDEQAIVRRIAAGDQSAFELLMRRHNRRLYRLARATLRNDAEAEDALQEAYLSAYRSIGQFRGECALFTWLSRLVLNECLGRLRRYARRQNVIPIVNMDTDVNVDAMAAPDAGPPEAEVARAEMRALLERKLDELPDAFRTVFVLRSVEEMSVEETATCLGIPEATVRSRHFRARSLLRESLAREIDLAERDLFEFGGAHCDRVVAAVLSRVTKDPNEGG; from the coding sequence ATGACAAACCTGGTTGCGGCATATACGACACCCTCCGTGGACGACGAGCAGGCAATCGTGCGCCGTATTGCCGCCGGCGACCAGAGCGCGTTCGAGCTGCTGATGCGCCGACACAATCGGCGCTTGTACCGGCTCGCACGTGCCACGCTGCGCAATGATGCGGAAGCCGAGGACGCGCTACAGGAGGCGTATCTATCAGCCTACCGGTCGATAGGGCAGTTTCGAGGCGAGTGCGCGCTGTTCACCTGGCTCTCGCGACTGGTGCTCAATGAATGCCTTGGGCGGCTGCGCCGATACGCACGTCGTCAGAACGTGATTCCAATTGTGAATATGGACACTGACGTGAATGTTGATGCGATGGCCGCACCTGATGCAGGGCCGCCAGAGGCGGAGGTTGCGCGTGCGGAAATGCGTGCTTTGCTCGAGCGCAAGCTGGACGAACTCCCCGATGCTTTCCGCACGGTTTTCGTACTTCGCTCCGTTGAGGAAATGAGTGTGGAGGAAACCGCCACGTGTCTGGGCATTCCCGAGGCTACCGTACGTAGCCGCCATTTCCGCGCGAGAAGCCTGCTACGCGAATCGCTGGCGCGCGAGATCGATCTCGCGGAGCGCGATCTGTTCGAGTTCGGAGGCGCTCATTGTGACCGGGTGGTCGCAGCAGTGTTGTCACGTGTGACGAAGGACCCGAACGAAGGCGGCTAG
- a CDS encoding ABC transporter ATP-binding protein, with product MSLHFENVSFTYPGAQHGIEAVTLSVTPGELLAVMGRSGSGKSTILRLTAGLLDGYRGRIAIDRRDVAGVPVWRREVGMVFQQYALFPHLNVVDNVAYGLRMRGIDAAKRRARALEMLERVGLAEHAGRRTTLLSGGQQQRVALARALAFEPKVLLLDEPLAALDAGIRQQLRDEIRTLQRACGATTLLVTHDQDEALSLADRVAVVDGGRVLQVDTPERLYDRPVSTQVARFVGHSSVMPGRVIANGTVDVSFALLSADTSAFRPGDQVEVLVRPEHVQPDPPASAVNRLGGRRAEVRYFGATCRYDFVPDSTQKPLLCEGRRLAEHAIAIAPEHLRVLPAQASQFR from the coding sequence ATGAGCCTCCATTTCGAAAACGTGAGCTTTACTTATCCCGGCGCGCAACACGGTATCGAAGCCGTCACGCTGTCGGTCACGCCGGGCGAACTGCTGGCCGTGATGGGCCGCAGCGGTTCCGGCAAGTCGACGATCCTGCGGCTGACCGCGGGTCTGCTGGACGGCTATCGAGGACGGATTGCAATCGATAGGCGCGACGTGGCGGGCGTTCCGGTGTGGCGCCGCGAGGTCGGCATGGTGTTCCAGCAATATGCGCTGTTCCCGCATCTGAACGTGGTGGACAACGTGGCGTACGGGCTGCGGATGCGCGGCATCGATGCCGCGAAACGCCGGGCTCGCGCGCTCGAGATGCTCGAACGGGTCGGTCTTGCCGAACACGCCGGGCGGCGTACGACCTTGCTGTCGGGCGGGCAACAGCAGCGCGTCGCGCTGGCTCGCGCGCTGGCGTTCGAACCAAAGGTGCTGCTGCTCGACGAACCGCTTGCCGCGCTCGACGCAGGCATCCGCCAGCAGCTACGCGACGAGATTCGCACGCTGCAACGCGCATGCGGCGCCACCACCCTGCTGGTCACGCACGATCAGGACGAAGCGTTGAGCCTTGCGGACCGCGTGGCCGTAGTCGACGGCGGGCGGGTCTTGCAGGTGGATACGCCGGAGCGTCTCTACGACCGGCCGGTATCGACCCAGGTCGCGCGCTTCGTCGGTCATTCGAGCGTGATGCCGGGACGCGTGATAGCGAACGGCACGGTCGACGTTTCCTTTGCGCTGCTGTCCGCCGATACCAGTGCTTTCCGCCCCGGCGACCAGGTCGAGGTACTGGTTCGTCCCGAACACGTGCAGCCCGATCCGCCGGCGAGCGCGGTCAACCGGCTCGGCGGCCGCCGCGCCGAGGTGCGCTACTTCGGCGCGACATGCCGCTACGACTTCGTTCCGGATTCCACTCAGAAACCGCTGCTGTGCGAAGGGCGCCGTCTTGCCGAACACGCCATCGCCATCGCCCCCGAACATCTGCGCGTGCTGCCCGCGCAGGCCAGTCAATTTCGCTAA
- a CDS encoding TIGR00725 family protein: protein MPIGLIGPREATAGQLQAARSLGYALADAGMTILCGGKGGVMEAAAFGAARAGGIVIGLLPEDDANEANPFLTVALPTGMGITRNALIARASLCLIAIGGGLGTLSEMALGLQWNKPVFTLLDAPQVSGAEVFEDVDALAIRVANWLVSAQQTQAAAG from the coding sequence ATGCCGATCGGACTGATCGGCCCGCGGGAGGCCACGGCGGGACAGTTGCAGGCAGCAAGAAGCCTCGGTTATGCATTGGCCGACGCCGGCATGACCATTCTCTGCGGTGGCAAAGGCGGTGTGATGGAGGCAGCCGCGTTCGGTGCGGCGCGCGCAGGCGGCATCGTGATCGGGCTGTTGCCCGAGGACGATGCCAACGAGGCCAACCCGTTTCTTACCGTGGCGCTACCGACCGGCATGGGCATTACGCGCAATGCGTTGATTGCGCGCGCCTCGCTCTGTCTCATCGCGATAGGAGGCGGGCTGGGCACGCTGTCCGAAATGGCGCTTGGGCTGCAGTGGAACAAGCCTGTCTTTACCCTGCTCGACGCACCGCAGGTAAGTGGCGCCGAGGTGTTCGAAGACGTCGATGCGCTCGCCATCCGCGTGGCGAACTGGCTGGTATCCGCGCAGCAGACGCAAGCTGCCGCTGGCTGA
- a CDS encoding ABC transporter permease subunit, which yields MLLPIALLLIGAFGETWTNTLLPTGVTGHWFADLATNMSFRRAFGVSLMVALACCCAAAVIGLPLAYALHYRSLSGRGMTARLVALLPVGVPALTLGFGYIAIFSGDTLPWLGSLPLLIAAHTVLTLPYLTQTLLADLRHLDIERLEACAATLGATPLRQFFTVVLPNLRQSLFSGLVMVAALSIGEFQVSNLIAGFRYRNYPVVLLQAFYGATGMACAATVVLLCLAVIATLVSINTVQRLK from the coding sequence ATGCTGCTGCCGATCGCTTTGCTGCTGATCGGCGCGTTCGGCGAAACGTGGACCAACACGTTGCTGCCGACCGGCGTCACCGGACACTGGTTCGCGGACCTCGCCACCAACATGAGCTTCCGGCGCGCTTTCGGCGTGAGCCTGATGGTCGCACTGGCCTGTTGCTGCGCGGCTGCCGTGATCGGCTTGCCGCTCGCGTATGCGCTGCACTATCGCTCGCTCTCCGGGCGCGGCATGACGGCGCGGCTGGTCGCGCTGCTGCCGGTGGGCGTGCCTGCGCTCACGCTGGGTTTCGGTTACATCGCCATCTTCAGCGGCGACACGCTGCCGTGGCTCGGATCGTTGCCGTTGCTGATTGCCGCCCATACGGTGCTGACCTTGCCGTACCTCACGCAGACGCTGCTCGCCGACCTGCGCCACCTCGATATCGAGCGCCTTGAAGCGTGTGCTGCGACGCTCGGCGCAACGCCGCTGCGGCAGTTCTTCACGGTCGTCTTGCCCAACCTCCGGCAGAGCCTGTTCTCGGGACTCGTCATGGTGGCCGCGCTGTCGATCGGCGAATTCCAGGTGTCCAACCTGATCGCCGGCTTTCGCTACCGGAACTATCCGGTGGTGCTGCTGCAGGCGTTCTACGGCGCGACCGGCATGGCGTGCGCCGCCACCGTGGTGCTGCTGTGCCTGGCGGTGATCGCGACCCTTGTATCGATCAACACTGTTCAACGACTGAAGTGA
- a CDS encoding ABC transporter permease subunit produces MGSSSMNEGLARRFGAVPAGLLLALFFALPLGALLVSAAEGNGAAFVRLAHDPLVVSALGHSLALALAAGTVSLAVGLPLAMVLAGQPPQRRGWLLALLGVPLAFSGLVIAYGFILAFGRAGFVTSVFARMGADPATVGALIYTTAGLVAAYAYYLIPRVALMLYPAIANLDRRPIEAALTLGASPLRALFDVALRELWPSIASAWCLVTSIALGTYGTALALAGTQINILPLLMYLKLSDGQTDFPQAAALSLVLMAVCTSVLALGECLARQRQH; encoded by the coding sequence ATGGGATCTTCCTCGATGAACGAAGGGCTTGCGCGCCGCTTCGGCGCCGTCCCGGCGGGCCTCCTCCTCGCCCTGTTCTTTGCGTTGCCGCTCGGCGCATTGCTGGTATCGGCGGCCGAGGGGAACGGCGCGGCCTTCGTGCGGTTGGCCCATGATCCGCTGGTAGTCAGTGCGCTCGGTCACTCGCTGGCGCTGGCGCTCGCCGCCGGCACCGTGTCGCTGGCGGTGGGGCTGCCGCTTGCGATGGTGCTGGCCGGACAGCCGCCGCAGCGGCGCGGCTGGTTGCTCGCGTTGCTCGGCGTGCCGTTGGCGTTTTCCGGACTGGTGATTGCGTACGGGTTCATTCTCGCCTTCGGCCGCGCCGGCTTCGTGACGAGTGTCTTCGCCCGCATGGGCGCCGACCCGGCCACGGTCGGCGCGCTGATCTATACGACCGCGGGTCTGGTCGCAGCCTACGCGTACTACCTGATTCCACGCGTCGCGCTGATGCTTTATCCGGCGATTGCCAACCTGGACCGCCGTCCCATTGAAGCGGCGCTGACGCTGGGCGCATCGCCGCTGCGGGCGCTCTTCGACGTGGCGTTGCGGGAACTGTGGCCTTCGATCGCCTCGGCCTGGTGCCTCGTCACATCGATTGCACTGGGAACCTACGGTACCGCACTCGCGCTCGCCGGGACGCAGATCAATATCCTGCCGCTACTGATGTACCTGAAACTTTCCGATGGACAGACGGATTTTCCGCAGGCCGCCGCGCTTTCGCTGGTGCTGATGGCCGTTTGTACGAGTGTTCTGGCACTGGGGGAATGCCTTGCAAGGCAACGACAACACTGA
- a CDS encoding porin: MKKTTLACFALSGMSLAAHAQSSVTLYGIVDAGLGYTSGQRVAQTKGALGKPVVYSNASNYGFASGTWSGDRWGLKGKEDLGGGLAAVFQLENGFNIGTGQMGQGGREFGRLAWMGLSSEKFGKLTLGRQYDPIVDFVGTIGAGSFLTGMGAHPGDLDNIDNQARENNSIKYTSPSFSGFQFGALYGFGNQAGSVKNQSTWSLGGQYTNGPFAIGAAYMQANNAYGANGGAWTGAYDGTFASSINEGFASARNQQIIAAASTYQIGPVTLGVSYSNTQYTPGSFSLFTAKETFNSAGLTVAYQATSALRLAAGYDYTQGSSINGGSAPKYNQFNFASYYFLSKRTALYGLVGYQKASGKTLDAFGNVVNATASVGDVGNGISSANNAQTLVRVGIRQTF; this comes from the coding sequence ATGAAAAAGACCACACTTGCATGTTTCGCATTGAGCGGCATGTCGCTCGCCGCACACGCGCAGAGCAGCGTGACCCTGTACGGGATCGTAGACGCCGGCCTGGGTTATACGAGCGGCCAACGTGTCGCGCAGACCAAGGGCGCGCTGGGCAAACCGGTTGTCTATAGCAACGCGTCGAACTATGGGTTTGCGAGCGGCACCTGGTCAGGCGACCGTTGGGGCCTGAAGGGCAAGGAAGACCTGGGCGGTGGCCTGGCGGCGGTGTTCCAGTTGGAGAACGGTTTTAACATCGGCACCGGACAGATGGGCCAGGGCGGCCGCGAGTTCGGCCGCCTGGCATGGATGGGATTGTCGAGCGAGAAATTCGGCAAGCTCACACTGGGCCGGCAATACGATCCGATCGTCGATTTCGTCGGCACGATCGGCGCCGGGTCGTTCCTCACCGGCATGGGCGCGCACCCTGGCGATCTGGACAACATCGACAATCAGGCGCGCGAGAACAACTCGATCAAGTACACGAGCCCGTCATTCTCAGGGTTCCAGTTCGGCGCGCTGTACGGATTCGGCAATCAGGCGGGCAGCGTCAAGAACCAGAGCACGTGGAGCCTGGGCGGCCAGTACACGAATGGTCCGTTCGCGATCGGCGCGGCCTACATGCAGGCGAACAACGCCTATGGGGCCAACGGCGGTGCGTGGACGGGCGCGTATGATGGCACGTTCGCGTCGTCGATCAACGAAGGCTTTGCGTCGGCCAGGAATCAGCAGATCATCGCTGCCGCGAGCACGTACCAGATCGGCCCAGTGACGCTGGGTGTGTCATACAGCAATACGCAGTACACGCCCGGCAGCTTCTCGCTGTTCACGGCCAAGGAAACCTTCAACTCGGCGGGCCTGACCGTCGCGTATCAGGCGACGTCTGCGTTGCGCCTCGCCGCCGGCTACGACTACACGCAGGGCAGTTCGATCAACGGCGGATCCGCTCCGAAGTACAACCAGTTCAACTTCGCGTCGTATTACTTCCTGTCCAAGCGCACTGCCCTCTATGGGCTGGTCGGTTATCAGAAGGCAAGCGGCAAGACGCTCGATGCATTCGGCAACGTTGTCAACGCGACGGCTTCGGTCGGCGACGTCGGCAACGGCATTTCGTCAGCGAACAATGCGCAGACACTGGTGCGAGTAGGTATCCGGCAGACGTTCTAA
- a CDS encoding extracellular solute-binding protein, whose translation MLAGFSLLSRVRRIAGVVCALSVLTAASGAHAAPAAPLYPGEDALYAKAADEGLVVSFDTGPEWANWKALFAEFRKRYPKVEITYNDIGSAATVVALDKSRRRPQADTAYYFAASALDAVNKDVVAPFKPLNFDKLPPVFRERDGRWFTVHSLNIALLVNRKLVKDVPHGWADLLKPEYRNSVVYLDPRSTGQGQVAVFAAAYAFGGSVDNPKPGADFFGKLREAGNVMRVEGTTPYAKFVKGEIPILIGYENDGLKAKYADGMGDAVEVVIPKEATVSAPYAISLVKDGPNPNAARLWLNLVMSDVGQALFAQGYVRPAVPDVQLSADIRAKMPDVPQVHPLDVVKAAAKKAEVDQLWAQAALAK comes from the coding sequence ATGCTTGCAGGGTTTAGTCTTTTGTCGCGAGTCCGCCGTATCGCCGGAGTCGTTTGTGCGTTGTCGGTATTGACTGCCGCGTCTGGCGCCCATGCCGCGCCGGCCGCGCCCCTTTACCCCGGAGAAGACGCGTTGTACGCGAAGGCGGCGGACGAGGGGCTCGTCGTGTCGTTCGACACCGGTCCCGAATGGGCTAACTGGAAGGCGCTGTTCGCCGAGTTCAGAAAGCGCTATCCGAAAGTCGAGATTACGTACAACGATATCGGCTCGGCCGCGACCGTGGTGGCGCTGGACAAGTCGCGGCGGCGTCCGCAGGCCGACACCGCGTACTACTTTGCCGCGTCCGCGCTGGACGCCGTCAACAAGGACGTGGTGGCGCCGTTCAAGCCGCTCAATTTCGACAAACTGCCGCCGGTGTTTCGCGAGCGCGATGGCCGCTGGTTCACGGTCCATTCGTTGAACATCGCCTTGCTGGTCAACCGGAAGCTCGTCAAGGACGTCCCGCACGGCTGGGCTGATCTGCTCAAGCCCGAGTACCGGAACTCGGTGGTCTATCTGGATCCGCGTTCGACCGGACAGGGACAGGTCGCGGTCTTCGCCGCGGCTTATGCGTTCGGTGGCAGCGTCGACAATCCGAAGCCGGGCGCCGACTTTTTCGGCAAGTTGCGCGAAGCGGGCAACGTGATGCGCGTCGAAGGCACCACCCCCTATGCGAAGTTCGTCAAGGGCGAGATTCCGATTCTGATCGGCTACGAAAACGACGGCCTCAAAGCGAAGTACGCCGACGGCATGGGCGACGCGGTCGAGGTGGTGATCCCGAAGGAAGCGACGGTTTCCGCACCATACGCCATCAGTCTCGTGAAGGACGGCCCGAATCCGAACGCGGCACGGCTCTGGCTGAATCTGGTCATGAGCGACGTCGGCCAGGCGCTGTTCGCGCAAGGCTACGTGCGTCCGGCTGTGCCTGACGTGCAATTGTCCGCGGACATCCGCGCGAAGATGCCCGACGTGCCGCAGGTGCATCCGCTCGACGTGGTCAAGGCCGCGGCGAAGAAGGCGGAAGTCGACCAGTTGTGGGCGCAGGCCGCGCTCGCGAAATGA
- a CDS encoding DUF4142 domain-containing protein, which translates to MKLIHAGWAGVLASVSLLVSLAAWAQSAGPTDPQIAAIVVTANQVDIDAAKLAESKTGKKDVKAFAQLMVTDHSAVNKAATDLVHRLKVTPEENPTSQSLAQGGLANVATLKKLDGAAFDRAYIDHEVTYHEAVLDAIDKTLIPNAQNAELKALLVKVRPAFVAHLEHARMIQASLGKSGG; encoded by the coding sequence ATGAAACTAATTCATGCCGGATGGGCCGGCGTGCTGGCGTCTGTCAGCCTGTTAGTCAGCCTGGCTGCGTGGGCGCAATCTGCCGGCCCGACGGACCCGCAGATTGCGGCGATTGTGGTGACGGCCAATCAGGTCGATATCGACGCAGCGAAACTCGCGGAGTCGAAGACCGGAAAGAAAGACGTCAAAGCGTTCGCGCAACTCATGGTTACCGACCACAGTGCCGTCAACAAGGCGGCCACTGATCTCGTTCACCGGCTGAAGGTCACGCCGGAGGAGAATCCGACGAGCCAGAGCCTCGCGCAAGGCGGTCTCGCCAATGTTGCGACGCTGAAGAAGCTCGATGGCGCAGCATTCGACCGGGCGTATATTGACCATGAAGTGACATATCACGAGGCGGTTCTTGACGCGATCGACAAGACCTTGATCCCGAATGCGCAAAATGCGGAGTTGAAAGCGCTGCTGGTCAAAGTCCGGCCGGCCTTTGTCGCCCATCTTGAGCATGCCAGGATGATCCAGGCGTCGCTGGGGAAAAGCGGTGGCTAA
- a CDS encoding response regulator transcription factor, giving the protein MSRVALIEDHERLAGMIRHALSAAGIETDVFGNVSEARYGVSRADYAVLIIDRGLPDGDGLAFLRTLRAAGQTTPSLMLTARDALHDRVDGLESGADDYVTKPFAMSELVARVRTLMRRPAALTELVASFADLTVDPQQRALRCGSHSVLLAPAELQIALCLVKAAGATVRHAALEHAAWGLGEAVTPNALEVTLHRLRKKLTAIGATTRLANIRGAGFALQAAAGSAEQR; this is encoded by the coding sequence ATGTCGCGCGTCGCATTGATCGAAGACCACGAACGCCTCGCCGGGATGATTCGCCACGCCTTGTCTGCGGCGGGGATCGAGACCGATGTGTTCGGCAACGTTTCGGAGGCTCGCTATGGCGTGAGCCGGGCCGACTACGCGGTGCTGATCATCGATCGCGGTCTGCCGGACGGCGATGGCCTGGCTTTTTTGCGGACCTTGCGTGCGGCGGGCCAGACGACGCCGTCTCTGATGCTGACCGCGCGCGACGCGCTGCACGACCGCGTCGACGGACTGGAAAGCGGCGCGGACGACTATGTGACCAAGCCGTTTGCGATGAGCGAGCTGGTCGCGCGGGTGCGTACGTTGATGCGCCGTCCGGCGGCGCTGACCGAACTGGTGGCATCGTTTGCCGACCTCACCGTCGATCCGCAGCAGCGCGCGCTGCGCTGCGGCAGCCATTCGGTGCTGCTTGCGCCTGCCGAACTGCAGATCGCGCTGTGCCTCGTGAAGGCGGCGGGCGCAACCGTACGGCATGCGGCGCTCGAGCATGCCGCCTGGGGACTCGGCGAAGCCGTGACGCCCAATGCGCTGGAAGTGACGCTGCACCGTCTGCGCAAGAAGTTGACCGCGATCGGTGCGACGACACGGCTCGCGAATATCCGCGGCGCGGGCTTCGCGCTGCAGGCTGCCGCGGGCTCTGCTGAGCAGCGCTAA
- a CDS encoding cupredoxin family copper-binding protein, whose amino-acid sequence MLACTIVAGSLLVTGRDTDAAPGTYLVTIEGMRFNPQTLTVQHGDRVVWTNKDLIPHTASANSMAFDSRSIAPNASWSYVPREAGSYPYGCSFHPTMQALLIVR is encoded by the coding sequence GTGCTCGCTTGCACTATCGTAGCCGGTAGCCTGCTTGTAACAGGGCGCGATACGGATGCGGCGCCGGGGACATACCTCGTCACTATCGAGGGGATGCGATTCAATCCGCAGACGCTGACTGTGCAGCACGGAGACCGTGTGGTGTGGACCAACAAAGATCTGATTCCGCACACGGCAAGCGCAAACTCCATGGCCTTCGATTCGCGCAGCATCGCGCCGAATGCCTCCTGGAGCTACGTACCGCGCGAGGCTGGCAGCTATCCGTACGGGTGCAGTTTCCACCCCACGATGCAAGCGCTGCTGATTGTGCGTTAA
- a CDS encoding ATP-binding protein, whose protein sequence is MSARLWVTSIVALAICLTVLATVTVYAFNHFPQRTLGRHEEMESAMDVTAGLRFDDAGRPVSVQLSEEGAWIYEVLPTERKYRILDEHGNLLLASSSAQDGGAWIAGNLSDAVGKIRRVEIGTKPFEVLTLKVQHGAATFYAQTAASERFVDALVGAKVKQIPAIVKTTIFVATIIFGLTLTFTVRRILRPLREASRAAAGITPRNLTTRLSTKGVPSEIKPLINAFNAALDRLENGFSVQQQFLASAAHELQTPLTLIRGQIELQPEIEDKELLLREIDLMARQVRQLLHLAEVSESQNFSFGEVSIVDVAQDVVAYLARKADRKEVKLQLETRVAPPSIWADRSALFILLKNIVENAINASPLNGTVLLVVDGVSVQVQDEGQGIKQEYLPFLFKRFWRASDAGHEGAGLGLAICKEIATAHEWRLTVSSLVSGTRFVVWFS, encoded by the coding sequence TTGTCCGCGCGGCTTTGGGTGACCAGCATTGTCGCGCTGGCGATCTGCCTCACGGTGCTGGCGACGGTCACCGTCTATGCGTTCAATCATTTCCCGCAGCGCACGCTGGGGCGGCACGAGGAGATGGAAAGCGCCATGGACGTCACCGCAGGCTTGCGTTTCGATGACGCCGGCCGGCCGGTCTCCGTGCAGCTTTCGGAGGAGGGCGCATGGATCTACGAGGTGCTGCCCACGGAGCGGAAGTACCGGATACTCGATGAACACGGCAACCTGCTGCTCGCATCGAGCAGCGCCCAAGACGGCGGAGCATGGATTGCAGGCAATCTTTCAGATGCGGTCGGCAAGATTCGGCGCGTGGAGATCGGGACAAAGCCGTTCGAGGTCCTGACGTTGAAGGTCCAGCATGGGGCGGCGACCTTCTACGCCCAGACTGCAGCTTCGGAGCGTTTTGTCGACGCGCTCGTCGGCGCGAAGGTCAAGCAGATTCCTGCGATCGTCAAGACGACCATTTTCGTCGCCACGATCATTTTCGGCCTGACGCTGACGTTTACCGTGCGTCGGATACTCAGGCCGCTCAGGGAGGCATCGCGTGCTGCCGCAGGTATCACGCCGCGCAACCTCACCACGCGACTTTCGACCAAGGGCGTTCCGAGCGAAATCAAACCGCTGATCAACGCCTTCAACGCAGCACTCGACCGGCTCGAAAACGGTTTCTCCGTTCAGCAGCAGTTTCTCGCGTCAGCCGCGCATGAGCTCCAGACACCGCTGACCTTGATCCGAGGCCAGATCGAGTTGCAACCGGAGATCGAGGACAAGGAATTGCTGCTTCGCGAAATCGATCTGATGGCTCGACAGGTTCGGCAGTTGTTGCACCTTGCGGAAGTCAGCGAGTCGCAGAACTTCAGTTTCGGCGAGGTGAGCATTGTCGACGTCGCACAGGACGTCGTGGCCTATCTCGCGCGCAAGGCCGACAGAAAGGAGGTCAAGCTGCAGCTCGAAACACGGGTGGCGCCGCCGTCGATCTGGGCGGACAGGAGCGCGTTGTTCATTCTGCTAAAGAACATTGTCGAGAATGCGATCAATGCGTCGCCTCTTAATGGCACGGTATTGCTGGTCGTCGACGGCGTTTCGGTGCAGGTCCAGGACGAAGGGCAGGGGATCAAGCAGGAGTATCTGCCATTTCTCTTCAAGCGGTTCTGGCGTGCGTCTGATGCCGGACACGAAGGCGCCGGACTCGGACTCGCAATCTGCAAGGAGATTGCCACGGCTCATGAATGGCGGTTGACCGTGAGCAGCCTGGTTTCGGGGACGCGGTTCGTTGTCTGGTTTTCGTAG